Proteins encoded within one genomic window of Apis mellifera strain DH4 linkage group LG1, Amel_HAv3.1, whole genome shotgun sequence:
- the LOC113218522 gene encoding adenylate kinase isoenzyme 1-like, producing the protein MVIKRNRNFKIVKKSQTIDSMGNYMRPTDPLSLSLPKGINVDTTPIKRSKLPIIFIIGGPGSGKRTITTHVAEKYGFERIISTDIIRNEVSKRSDKAYALARYLSRGQLVPEDVLVELIAIRMLENIHKKKGFFISGFPRDKKQGKVFDKEIRKPDLVILLHVRNSVMTDREMAKSVKATERVSVTFDYIKNRIKDYHRRNKSILRHYRKVLVIIDAEPEIMVVVENACAVIDNFLKKSFGESYVSMPSTSK; encoded by the exons ATGGTCATAAAAAGAAACCGtaactttaaaattgtaaaaaaatctcaaacgATTGATTCGATGGGCAATTATATGAGGCCTACCGATCCTTTAAGTCTTTCTCTTCCCAAAGGTATCAATGTTGACACGACCCCTATCAAACGATCGAAATTACccatcatttttatcattggaGGACCGGGATCtggaaaaa GGACAATAACCACACATGTGGCGGAGAAGTACGGTTTCGAACGCATAATATCCAcggatattattcgaaatgaagTGTCTAAACGATCGGATAAGGCCTACGCCCTGGCACGTTATTTGTCGAGGGGTCAACTGGTGCCAGAAGATGTATTAGTGGAATTGATCGCGATAAGGATGCTGGAGAACATTCACAAAAAGAAAGGATTCTTTATAAGCGGATTTCCCCGGGATAAGAAACAAGGTAAAgtttttgataaagaaatacGAAAACCTGATCTTGTCATACTTCTGCATGTTCGAAATTCCGTAATGACCGACCGAGAAATGGCAAAAAGCGTGAAAGCTACAGAAAGAGTATCCGTCACTTtcgattatatcaaaaatcggATCAAGGATTACCATAGGCGGAACAAATCTATACTTAGACATTACCGTAAAGTCTTGGTGATAATCGATGCTGAGCCTGAAATAATGGTCGTGGTCGAAAATGCGTGTGCagttatagataattttttaaaaaaaagttttggaGAAAGTTACGTGTCGATGCCCTCGACttccaaataa